The Theileria orientalis strain Shintoku DNA, chromosome 2, complete genome genome has a window encoding:
- a CDS encoding uncharacterized protein (HSP20-like chaperone domain containing protein): MVILYNVLYYLILFLVRINISSSSNVVSPEYSYMSEKISTKFPKYVPTDTDIETCIYNNWWDLAKKIVMLSHEQDIDLTSSVHSAIETVQKNSKELLNLLSKHYNELDVVNAALQWAESPNEVFLAIKFSARWSSPGALQVEDEVLNVDKDRLQYSGIGTHSGKRKKYQVDLHLFNKVIGNETKVTPVSMGRFSITLKKENPGVWNSLNKSQEKLPNQQIWWEMKEKYQDECDKFLEELEEEL; this comes from the exons ATGGTTATACTATacaatgtattatattatttgattcTATTCCTAGTTCGAATAAACATCAGTAGTTCTTCCAACGTTGTGTCCCCCGAGTACTCATATATGAGTGAGAAGATCAGCACGAAGTTCCCAAAATATGTTCCGACAGATAC GGACATTGAAACGTGTATTTACAACAATTGGTGGGATTTGGCGAAGAAGATCGTGATGCTTTCTCACGAACAAG ACATTGACTTGACTTCTTCTGTTCATTCTGCCATTGAAACGGTTCAGAAGAACTCTAAGgaacttttaaatttattgagtAAACACTATAACGAGTTGGATGT agtTAACGCGGCCTTGCAGTGGGCAGAATCACCTAATGAAGTGTTTTTAGCCATCAAATTCTCGGCAAGATGGAGTAGTCCGG GTGCCCTGCAAGTTGAAGACGAGGTTTTGAACGTGGACAAGGACAGGCTCCAGTACAGTGGAATCGGAACGCACTCGGGTAAGAGGAAGAAGTACCAGGTTGACCTGcacctgttcaacaaggtCATCGGCAACGAAACCAAGGTGACGCCAGTGTCCATGGGCAGGTTCTCAATcacgctgaagaaggagaaccCGGGCGTCTGGAACAGCCTAAACAAATCGCAAGAGAAGCTGCCCAATCAGCAGATATGGTGGGAGATGAAGGAAAAGTACCAGGACGAGTGCGACAAGTTCCTCGAGGAACTGGAAGAGGAGCTGTAA
- a CDS encoding uncharacterized protein (translation initiation factor SUI1 domain containing protein), whose translation MEDDKSESEEQKTPKAQPLTPELVEYCKFCSMPYDFCDFGDKWETGVCFKECSLRYPDIFPLDKLTFDNLSFSSLTVKGKKKPAKETPAEIVIQKAARTKRKAITSVTGLHLFGVKLEEASKLFSKQFATGANVVKGVPGQVDRVDIQGDVEEQLVELLTTKYPEITEDKIVRMQAKTK comes from the exons ATGGAAGATGATAAATCAGAATCGGAGGAACAGAAAACGCCCAAGGCCCAGCCACTCACGCCGGAGCTGGTGGAATACTGCAAGTTCTGCTCAATGCCGTACGACTTCTGCGACTTCGGCGACAAGTGGGAGACCGGGGTGTGCTTCAAGGAGTGCTCGCTGCGATACCCGGACATCTTCCCGCTCGACAAGTTGACCTTTGACAACCTGTCCTTCTCGTCGCTGACGGTGAAGGGAAAGAAGAAGCCAGCGAAGGAGACGCCCGCGGAGATCGTGATCCAGAAGGCGGCGAGGACGAAGCGCAAGGCGATAACGTCAGTGACAGGACTGCACTTGTTTG GcgtgaagctggaggaagCATCGAAGCTGTTTTCAAAGCAGTTTGCAACTGGAGCGAACGTCGTCAAGGGCGTGCCAGGCCAAGTAGATAGAGTAGACATACAG GGCGACGTGGAGGAACAGCtggtggagctgctgaCCACCAAGTACCCGGAAATAACCGAAGATAAAATCGTGAGGATGCAGGCGAAGACGAAATAG
- a CDS encoding ATP-dependent RNA helicase → MESQDSSSDSDESDPTRMGDDFSTLGIHELILKWLYSNNLRHMTRVQSLSINTFLKKGNDVLVQSCTGSGKTLCFNLLDVYSVIVLPTRELATQVFEIIVDALVYIENEGRVEKPRAKIKHTFKIMERNLYCSLIIGGTTVENDVKFLSNAKEREYVKCFIVATPGRLSHLMDKLEHERVWTFKNLGFVILDEADRFLEMGYQNDMSKIFRHLPKQRKTGLFSATLTSGVQTLSKLCLSNQIFINADDLSQNYVSSLSNEVANATNYTTPKGLNNYYLILSTEQKLHFALVFIEYLRKAGATKLVLFFLSCDLVDYYYEVITRLSSTANPLKYKDKAKGKTSVNYYRIHRKLTTKKRNKNINMFKSDSGGSLSVLLCTDIFSRGIDIPRIDWILQIGRAGRADSVGNALLLLTETEESYIQFQINRKIELTRIPPYILDEVKDICSSTGNSDKNGTGLPYVLYADKLEDKAGGSSTYLEHLKSNPVVNPVLPWERTSFILACLRAMNSTNRDILLSSSRAFVSYTRAYSEHSLKYIFEKHKLDYGSLATSLGVLRIPRVKEILGKNISHFLQSSVNPRDVPFLDAEKESRRLKELSEHVPERRKPAKKEPEKSKRTRSEKRKAKRNNTYEEWNEFRREEALVKKLKRKKFDPKNVEKLLNNEELSEAGEDVDLTDSKSLKRWILRGKGRKKRR, encoded by the exons atggaatctCAAGATTCTAGTAGCGATTCAGATGAATCGGATCCTACTCGAATGGGAGATGATTTTTCTACATTAGGAATCCATGAACTTATCCTCAAATGGCTCTACAGTAACAATTTGAGGCACATGACCAGGGTACAGTCGCTCTCTATAAACACATTTCTGAAGAAGGGCAACGATGTACTGGTACAATCGTGCACTGGCTCCGGGAAGACCCTGTGCTTT AACCTGTTGGATGTGTACTCAGTTATAGTACTGCCGACGAGGGAGCTTGCCACGCAGgtttttgaaataatagTGGATGCACTTGTTTACATCGAGAATGAAGGGAGAGTGGAGAAGCCAAGAGCGAAGATTAAGCACACGTTTAAGATCATGGAAAGGAATTTGTACTGTTCACTGATCATAGGAGGTACCACGGTGGAGAATGACGTCAAGTTCCTGTCAAACGCAAAGGAGAGAGAGTACGTAAAGTGCTTTATAGTGGCGACGCCAGGGAGGCTGAGTCACCTAATGGATAAGTTGGAGCACGAGCGAGTGTGGACGTTTAAGAATCTGGGATTCGTAATACTGGACGAGGCGGACAGGTTCCTCGAAATGGGATACCAGAACGACATGAGTAAGATCTTCAGACACTTGCCGAAGCAGAGGAAGACGGGCCTGTTTTCAGCGACTCTGACGAGTGGAGTGCAGACGCTGTCGAAGCTGTGCCTGTCGAATCAGATATTTATCAATGCAGATGATTTATCGCAAAATTACGTGTCAAGTTTGTCGAATGAAGTGGCAAACGCGACAAACTATACTACACCGAAGGGGCTGAATAACTACTACTTGATCCTGAGCACGGAGCAGAAGCTGCACTTCGCACTGGTGTTCATAGAGTACTTGAGGAAGGCAGGAGCGACGAAGCTGGTGCTGTTCTTCCTCTCATGCGATCTCGTGGACTACTACTACGAGGTGATTACAAGACTGTCGTCGACCGCGAACCCACTGAAGTACAAGGATAAGGCGAAGGGGAAAACTAGCGTGAACTACTATAGAATACACAGGAAGCTGACCACAAAGAAGAGGaacaaaaacataaacatgTTTAAGTCGGACTCGGGTGGGAGCCTTAGCGTGTTGCTGTGCACGGATATATTCTCGAGGGGCATAGACATACCCAGAATAGACTGGATTCTCCA GATTGGAAGGGCAGGTAGAGCGGATAGTGTCGGCAACGCCCTGCTCCTTTTGACAGAGACGGAGGAGTCGTACATACAGTTCCAGATTAACAGGAAGATAGAGTTGACGAGAATACCACCGTATATTTTAGACGAAGTAAAAGACATATGCAGCAGCACTGGGAATTCAGATAAGAACGGCACGGGGCTGCCTTACGTACTCTACGCAGATAAGCTGGAAGATAAGGCCGGTGGC AGTTCAACTTACTTGGAGCACCTAAAGTCGAACCCAGTGGTCAACCCAGTGCTGCCCTGGGAAAGGACGTCGTTTATCCTCGCTTGTCTAAGAGCCATGAATTCAACT AACAGGGATATACTACTCTCATCCTCGAGGGCGTTTGTGTCGTATACCAGAGCATACTCAGAGCACTCGTTGAAGTATATATTTGAGAAGCAC AAACTGGATTACGGGTCGCTAGCAACATCACTAGGAGTTCTGAGGATTCCCAGAGTAAAGGAGATACTGG GGAAGAACATATCGCACTTTTTGCAGTCATCAGTAAACCCTCGCGATGTTCCCTTCCTGGACGCAGAAAAGGAATCCAGAAGACTCAAGGAGCTGAGCGAACACGTGCCTGAAAGGAGGAAGCCGGCAAAGAAGGAGCCAGAAAAGAGCAAAAGGACTAGATctgagaagaggaaggcAAAAAG GAACAACACTTATGAGGAGTGGAATGAGTTTAGAAGGGAGGAGGCGCTCGttaaaaaacttaaaagGAAAAAGTTCGACCCAAAAAATGTGGaaaagctgctgaacaacgAGGAACTGAGTGAAGCTGGAGAG GACGTCGACTTAACGGACTCGAAGTCCCTGAAACGGTGGATTCTGAGGGGAAAGGGGAGGAAGAAGCGCAGATGA
- a CDS encoding uncharacterized protein (Os02g0506500 protein) produces MSMLKDDPSSRLKALEKMGVVENYDHIRTCTVAIVGVGGVGAVVAEMLTRCGVGKLILFDYDEIELANMNRLFYRPDQRGLPKVQAAKDTLNVINPHVIIEPVNCNITREYELMNNSQVDLVLSCVDNYAARVTINKACCKADQVWMNSGVSENATSGQIQTCIPGITACFLCAPPYVIATNGDESKIKRADVCTASLPTTMGVVAGLLAHNALKYLLKFGNVTRFLAYNSLQDYMPSYSIECTPECSEQYCLQRQKEKEHILKEMEQVKEKPDEEVGDLHPENEFEIEVVEEEAVEEPQAPPKQVQDAVPSKAATKLSLSELRKQLMNASISKS; encoded by the exons ATGTCAATGTTAAAGGACGACCCGTCTTCAAGGCTCAAAGCTCTTGAAAAGATGGGAGTCGTCGAAAATTACGACCATATTCGCACCTGCACTGTTGCCATCGTAGGTGTTGGAGGAGTTGGGGCTGTGGTCGCCGAAATGCTGACCAGATGTGGAGTAGGAAAGCTTATTCTTTTCGACTACGACGAAATAGAGTTGGCAAACATGAATAGACTGTTTTACAGGCCCGACCAGCGGGGCTTGCCGAAAGTTCAG GCTGCCAAGGACACCCTAAATGTAATTAACCCTCACGTCATAATAGAGCCCGTTAACTGTAATATTACCAGAGAATACGAGCT CATGAACAACTCCCAAGTAGACTTGGTGCTCAGCTGTGTGGACAACTATGCGGCCAGAGTGACCATAAATAAGGCCTGCTGCAAGGCGGACCAGGTGTGGATGAACTCGGGAGTGTCGGAAAACGCCACCAGCGGACAGATACAGACCTGCATCCCGGGAATTACCGCCTGCTTCCTGTGCGCGCCGCCGTACGTCATCGCCACAAACGGCGACGAGAGCAAGATAAAGCGGGCCGACGTCTGCACTGCAAGCCTGCCCACGACGATGGGCGTGGTCGCAGGCCTGCTTGCACACAACGCGCtcaagtacctgctgaAATTCGGGAACGTCACGAGGTTCTTGGCCTACAACTCGCTGCAGGACTATATGCCGTCGTACTCAATAGAGTGCACGCCGGAATGTTCGGAACAGTACTGTCTTCAGAGgcagaaggagaaggagcacATTCTGAAGGAAATGGAGCAGGTGAAGGAGAAGCCGGATGAGGAGGTGGGAGATTTGCACCCGGAAAACGAGTTTGAAATTGAGGTcgtggaggaggaggctGTGGAAGAGCCGCAGGCCCCGCCGAAGCAGGTTCAGGATGCTGTGCCGAGCAAGGCCGCAACAAAACTTTCACTGAGCGAGCTGAGAAAACAACTCATGAACGCATCGATATCTAAAAGTTAA
- a CDS encoding mitochondrial respiratory chain complexes assembly protein, whose protein sequence is MILSKTAGRTILSEYLLLNFNRRTSRTLLKYYKRYVTSSPKVCFNLLNNNVNSPLNLSCIINNKFFSTERPPPGFGKFSNKDEPSVSTTHKKKDSEESEQRASDSRKTNDNERNDEDAKEDRKPGYWKIFDPSSLFILGLAFIALLELTEPYGLTNEITMQEFLSKYFVKAYIDRIQVVNKDYCRCYISEHCPIKTPKYVTFRIGSIDLFEQKIDNIQASMGLHPSNYIPIHYVYEINFLTEMKKFTPFLFFLLLMGVGLRKISIRGSNSINPFMRIGKASPIEGKEVKVNVKFKDVAGMNEAKAEITEFVDFLRSPKTYESYGAKIPKGVLLCGAPGTGKTMLAKAVAGEANVPFYSMSGSDFIEVFVGVGPSRVRDLFEKARKNAPSIVFIDEIDAIGRKRSKSGFTAGSNDERENTLNQLLVEMDGFKPTTGVIVLAGTNRADILDPALTRPGRFDRTVNIPKPDLDERYEIFKVHLKPLKFSSTADVEEYARRLASLTPNFVGAEIANVCNEAAIQAARRKSQDGVSMGDFDNAIERVVAGMRKPPGLLSPQQKLAVAYHEVGHALVGWWLEHADPVLKVSIIPRTSGALGYAQQMPDDSMLFTRDALLDKIAVILGGRAAEDIFIGKITTGATDDLNKVTKMCYAFVSQWGMNSELGLVSFQRDGGDDANFYRSYSETTAQLIDREVRTIIENQYQRVKNMLAGKAELVHKLSKLLYDKETITYHDIASCVGEREFPMNERYRPYIEAKAKEVKVVEPPAEAKEEPTK, encoded by the exons atgatTTTGTCGAAAACTGCTGGAAGAACAATCTTATCAGAGTATTtgcttttaaattttaatagaAGAACTTCTCGAACCCTTTTGAAGTACTACAAAAGATATGTAACCAGTTCTCCGAAagtatgttttaatttgttaaacaaTAACGTCAATTCACCACTAAATTTAAGctgtataataaacaataaattcTTCTCAACGGAGAGACCGCCTCCAGGATTTGGaaaattttcaaacaaGGACGAACCTTCTGTATCCACCACTCACAAAAAGAAGGACTCAGAAGAGTCGGAACAAAGAGCATCAGACTCGAGGAAGACGAACGATAACGAACGCAACGATGAGGACGCAAAGGAAGATCGCAAACCGGGATATTGGAAGATATTTGATCCATCATCGCTGTTTATTTTGGGACTCGCATTCATAgcgctgctggagctgacGGAACCGTATGGGTTAACGAACGAAATAACGATGCAGGAGTTCCTATCAAAATATTTCGTAAAGGCCTATATAGATAGAATACAGGTTGTGAACAAGGATTACTGCCGATGTTACATATCAGAGCACTGTCCAATCAAAACGCCGAAATACGTGACGTTCAGAATAGGATCAATAGACCTGTTTGAACAGAAAATAGATAATATACAG GCATCAATGGGACTTCATCCAAGTAACTATATACCGATCCACTACGTATATGAGATAAACTTTCTAACTGAGATGAAGAAATTCACACccttcttattttttctgcTTTTAATGGGAGTTGGATTGAGAAAGATAAGCATCAGAGGGTCAAACAGTATCAACCCGTTCATGAGGATAGGAAAGGCATCGCCAATAGAGGGGAAGGAAGTAAAG GTCAACGTTAAGTTCAAGGACGTGGCAGGGATGAATGAAGCGAAGGCAGAAATAACGGAATTCGTGGATTTCCTGAGAAGCCCGAAGACGTACGAGTCGTACGGAGCGAAGATACCGAAGGGAGTGCTGCTGTGCGGAGCACCAGGAACAGGAAAGACGATGCTGGCGAAGGCAGTGGCAGGAGAAGCAAACGTGCCCTTCTACTCAATGTCAGGAAGCGACTTCATAGAAGTGTTCGTGGGAGTAGGTCCGTCGAGAGTGCGCGACCTGTTCGAAAAGGCACGCAAAAACGCACCCTCAATAGTATTCATAGACGAAATAGACGCAATAGGAAGAAAGAGGTCGAAGTCAGGATTCACAGCAGGCTCAAACGACGAAAGAGAGAATACACTGAaccagctgctggtggaaATGGATGGATTTAAGCCGACGACAGGAGTGATAGTGCTGGCAGGAACAAATAGAGCAGACATACTGGACCCAGCACTGACGAGGCCAGGAAGGTTTGACAGAACAGTGAACATACCGAAGCCGGACCTGGACGAAAGGTACGAAATATTCAAAGTGCACCTGAAGCCGCTCAAGTTCAGCAGCACGGCGGACGTGGAGGAGTACGCAAGAAGACTGGCCTCGCTGACGCCGAACTTCGTGGGAGCAGAAATCGCAAACGTGTGCAACGAAGCAGCAATACAAGCAGCAAGAAGAAAGTCGCAGGACGGAGTGAGCATGGGCGACTTCGACAACGCAATAGAAAGAGTGGTCGCAGGAATGAGGAAGCCGCCAGGACTGCTCTCGCCGCAGCAGAAGCTGGCAGTGGCGTACCACGAGGTAGGCCACGCGCTGGTGGGCTGGTGGCTGGAGCACGCAGACCCAGTGCTTAAGGTGTCGATCATCCCGAGGACGAGCGGAGCACTGGGATACGCGCAGCAGATGCCGGACGACTCAATGCTCTTCACGAGAGACgcgctgctggacaagATCGCAGTGATCCTGGGAGGAAGAGCGGCCGAGGACATCTTCATAGGGAAGATAACGACGGGAGCGACAGACGACCTGAACAAGGTGACGAAAATGTGCTACGCATTCGTGTCGCAGTGGGGAATGAACTCGGAGCTGGGCCTGGTGTCGTTCCAGAGAGACGGAGGCGACGACGCGAACTTCTACAGAAGCTACTCGGAGACGACGGCGCAGCTGATCGACAGAGAGGTGAGGACGATCATTGAGAACCAGTACCAGCGAGTGAAGAACATGCTCGCAGGGAAGGCGGAGCTGGTGCACAAGCTCTCGAAGCTGCTCTACGACAAGGAGACGATCACGTACCACGACATAGCGAGCTGCGTGGGAGAACGCGAGTTCCCAATGAACGAGCGCTACAGGCCGTACATCGAGGCGAAGGCGAAGGAGGTGAAGGTGGTGGAGCCGCCCGCGGAAGCGAAGGAGGAGCCGACAAAGTAA